In Clostridium thermosuccinogenes, the genomic stretch GGAGAAGTTTATAAATATATGCACACGCCGGCAGATTTTGCTATGGGATTTGAAAAAGCAGAGCAAAAGCCGCATTTCACTGAAAATAAGCATAAAAGGGTTTAAAAAACTGCGGGACATAGCCAGGAAGACCCATTGCAGGGTAAGAATACAGGCGAAATGTGGTCTTCCCTTTGTAGTGCATAAATATAAAAAGAGAAAAGCATTCGTGCTGGGAGCCTTTATTTTTATAGCAATTTTTTACGTATTGACATCCTTTGTGTGGAATGTAGAAATAAATGGAAACAATAAGCTGGAAACCCAGGCGATAATGGATTACCTGGCTGATTACGGCATCAAGCCGGGAGTTTTGAAGTATGGCATTAACACCGATGAAGTAGTGAACAAAATAATGATGGACATGGAAGAACTGGCATGGGTGGAAATATCCCTCAAAGGAACAAAGGTAAGGGTGGAAGTCCGGGAGAGGGTCAAGCCTCCGGAAACCTTGCCTAAGGATCAGCCATGTGATATAGTAGCTGCCAGGGACGGGTTGATAAAATCGGTTTTCACAAAGGTCGGACAACAACAGGTAAAAGCCGGAGATACTGTCACCAGAGGTCAGGTTTTGATTTCAGGAACCGTGGTAA encodes the following:
- the yqfD gene encoding sporulation protein YqfD produces the protein MLLLRLWNYVRGYVIIIVEGYFLEKFINICTRRQILLWDLKKQSKSRISLKISIKGFKKLRDIARKTHCRVRIQAKCGLPFVVHKYKKRKAFVLGAFIFIAIFYVLTSFVWNVEINGNNKLETQAIMDYLADYGIKPGVLKYGINTDEVVNKIMMDMEELAWVEISLKGTKVRVEVRERVKPPETLPKDQPCDIVAARDGLIKSVFTKVGQQQVKAGDTVTRGQVLISGTVVSRNENVPPKKVHAMGIVNARTWYEKKVAVETVTEEKVRTGRKADIYSLELFNKRLSLQSKQVPFQNYEKVEIKKELSIGEDLVLPFAIIIETFYENNIIKKEIDLDEAKSIAAEKARQELAEEIPESAQIVKTDLKFTEDENGKLTAVVLIECLEDIGVEKAIGGN